Proteins found in one Pontibacter sp. SGAir0037 genomic segment:
- a CDS encoding aldo/keto reductase: protein MEYRQLGASGLEVPVLCFGTATFGGGNAFFKAWGSTQVEEATRLINLCMDAGVNFFDTADIYSDGLSEEILGKALKGLRDKVLISTKGTFPFGEGPNNQGSSRFHLTRQVEGSLKRLNTDYIDIYHMHGFDGNTPVEETLRTLDDLVQSGKVRYIAASNFSGWHLMKSLAVSEKYGWSRYVAHQVYYSLANREYEWELMPLGLDQKVGGIIWSPLAAGRLGGKYRRNQPLPPESRVAQGGSPVPEAVVNEAVFYDTIDALDEVAAETGKTVAQVALNWLLQRPTVSSIIFGARNEEQLKQNLDAVGWNLTIEQVKKLDQASEVPPIYPYWHQRQNTKLNPLPEFYK from the coding sequence ATGGAATACAGACAATTAGGTGCATCAGGATTAGAAGTGCCTGTATTATGCTTTGGAACGGCTACCTTTGGCGGTGGCAACGCATTTTTTAAAGCATGGGGAAGTACACAGGTAGAAGAAGCCACCCGGCTGATAAACCTGTGTATGGATGCCGGTGTCAATTTTTTTGATACGGCAGATATTTATTCTGATGGTCTTTCAGAAGAAATTTTAGGCAAAGCACTGAAAGGGCTGCGCGATAAGGTGCTGATCTCGACGAAAGGTACATTTCCTTTCGGAGAAGGTCCTAACAACCAGGGCTCCTCCCGCTTTCACTTAACCCGGCAAGTAGAAGGAAGCCTGAAAAGGTTGAACACAGATTATATAGATATCTACCACATGCATGGCTTCGACGGAAACACGCCGGTAGAGGAAACGCTGCGCACCCTCGACGATTTGGTGCAAAGTGGAAAAGTACGGTATATCGCCGCATCAAACTTCTCCGGCTGGCACCTGATGAAATCCTTGGCTGTGTCTGAAAAGTATGGCTGGAGCCGCTATGTCGCTCATCAGGTTTATTACTCGCTGGCAAACCGGGAGTATGAGTGGGAACTGATGCCTCTGGGCCTGGATCAGAAAGTAGGGGGCATTATCTGGTCGCCGCTGGCTGCCGGCAGACTGGGAGGGAAGTACAGACGCAATCAGCCTTTGCCTCCCGAAAGCAGGGTGGCACAGGGCGGTAGCCCTGTACCGGAAGCAGTGGTTAATGAAGCGGTTTTTTATGACACCATTGATGCGCTGGACGAGGTTGCCGCTGAAACAGGAAAAACAGTTGCACAGGTGGCCTTAAACTGGCTGTTGCAACGCCCGACAGTATCAAGTATTATCTTCGGTGCCCGAAACGAAGAGCAGTTAAAACAAAACCTCGATGCCGTAGGCTGGAACCTGACGATCGAACAGGTGAAAAAGCTGGATCAGGCCAGTGAAGTACCACCCATTTATCCTTATTGGCACCAAAGGCAAAATACGAAGCTCAACCCTCTACCAGAATTTTATAAATAA
- a CDS encoding ATP-binding protein, with protein sequence MIKDFDTHISSHFIEQVKDCAIFAMDTEGNIMTWNIGAERIKGYKEEEIIGQYFGILFCKEDQHAGKPEEELMLTKKHGKHETDWWRRKKDGSAFWASIVLTAVYNHQGELIGFTKVTKDLTSKKLEEDALAHKNEELAKINRDLDQFIYIASHDLRAPILNIEALMQLLMDSLDNPSVDIREVHQLNSYIQASITRFKNTVDDLTTISKLQKSLEEDCNDEKVDVNNIFESIRSDMHFLFEESQFPCHIITDFQVKTLNFSRKNFRSILYNLLSNAMKYRSDKKACNIWISTKEEDGDVVLRVKDNGLGMSEENQRQLYTMFKRFHSHVDGSGIGMYIVKRIVDNAGGSIEVNSVEGEGTEFRVRFKS encoded by the coding sequence ATGATAAAAGATTTTGATACCCATATATCATCCCATTTTATAGAACAGGTAAAAGACTGTGCCATTTTTGCGATGGATACAGAAGGTAACATCATGACCTGGAATATTGGAGCGGAACGTATCAAAGGATATAAAGAAGAGGAAATTATTGGCCAATACTTTGGTATATTATTCTGCAAAGAAGATCAACATGCTGGTAAGCCCGAAGAAGAGCTTATGCTAACTAAAAAACATGGAAAGCATGAAACTGATTGGTGGCGAAGAAAGAAAGATGGTTCAGCATTTTGGGCCAGCATTGTGCTTACAGCTGTTTACAATCACCAAGGTGAGTTGATTGGTTTTACTAAAGTAACGAAAGACCTGACTTCTAAAAAACTGGAAGAGGATGCATTAGCTCACAAAAATGAAGAGCTGGCAAAAATCAACCGCGACCTGGACCAGTTCATCTATATTGCCTCTCACGACCTGAGAGCTCCCATACTCAATATTGAGGCCCTGATGCAACTATTGATGGACTCTCTGGACAACCCGAGTGTTGATATCCGGGAAGTTCACCAGCTAAATAGCTATATCCAGGCGTCTATTACTCGTTTTAAAAATACAGTAGATGATCTTACAACTATAAGCAAGCTGCAAAAAAGCCTGGAGGAGGATTGCAATGATGAAAAAGTAGATGTAAACAACATCTTTGAAAGCATTCGGAGCGACATGCATTTTTTATTTGAAGAGTCGCAGTTCCCTTGCCACATCATAACTGACTTTCAAGTTAAAACGCTCAACTTCTCCCGAAAGAACTTTCGCAGCATTTTGTACAACCTCTTAAGTAATGCCATGAAATACAGGTCAGATAAAAAAGCCTGTAATATTTGGATCTCAACGAAAGAGGAGGACGGGGATGTGGTGCTGCGGGTAAAAGACAATGGCCTTGGCATGAGTGAAGAAAATCAACGTCAGCTTTATACTATGTTTAAAAGATTTCATTCTCATGTAGATGGGAGCGGTATAGGTATGTATATTGTAAAACGAATAGTAGACAATGCAGGAGGTTCTATAGAAGTAAACTCTGTGGAAGGCGAAGGAACTGAGTTTAGAGTTCGTTTTAAATCTTGA
- a CDS encoding RNA polymerase sigma factor, with product MNRKGSECLAGILEAVKADNIAAFEQLYQLCEPKLYSFAMHLTRQKEDAEEVVQEVFLKIWEGRKSLDQELNFDGYLLSIAKHLVYNKARRRGYEFAFKQYLTKSRINIDRSTEEAVAYRDLEKLLEEFYTNLPPVRKQVFLLSRVEGKSNSEIAKLLNTSTSNIENHLNKALKVIKNRFKGYELY from the coding sequence ATGAATCGAAAAGGCAGTGAATGTTTGGCTGGTATTCTTGAGGCTGTCAAAGCAGATAACATAGCTGCTTTTGAACAACTCTATCAGCTATGTGAACCTAAGCTGTATTCATTTGCCATGCACCTCACCAGGCAGAAAGAAGATGCCGAAGAAGTAGTGCAGGAAGTATTTCTGAAAATATGGGAGGGTAGAAAAAGCCTTGATCAGGAGCTGAATTTTGATGGCTATTTATTAAGTATTGCCAAGCATTTAGTGTATAACAAAGCAAGGCGCAGAGGTTATGAGTTTGCCTTTAAGCAGTATTTAACTAAATCAAGAATAAACATAGATAGGTCAACTGAAGAGGCTGTTGCCTACAGGGACCTGGAAAAGTTGCTCGAAGAGTTTTATACAAATCTGCCGCCGGTAAGAAAACAGGTTTTTCTATTGAGTCGTGTAGAGGGCAAAAGTAACTCTGAAATAGCCAAATTGCTTAATACCAGTACCAGCAATATAGAAAACCATCTTAACAAGGCCCTGAAAGTAATCAAAAACAGGTTTAAAGGCTATGAACTTTACTAG
- a CDS encoding FecR family protein: MNKHLLDRFYEGKCSPEELQQVLTWFQSNEITPEQELDLNFVWQEAEQTDIPINHSHDPKKLFLKLKEQLKETTDSDDCAPDEHQALVIKLHQPLFWLKAVAAVLLPLCLVWAFIAYTSTLKTKSPTIVSVTTKPGIRKTIKLADGSTIILNAGSKITYPKDFTPHTREIKLWGEAFFEVAKDSLRPFIVHTGNISTKALGTSFNINYSQENNLAIALATGLVEITKEKPELNKRMSLLIPGQQLYYDHHSDKYQVASYNRTEVLGWQQGILYFKKADMKQIVRKLENWYGVTIEVDTYGEKDTSWNYTGEYHNETLDKVLEGIGFVKDFTHQETNGKVIIKFN, from the coding sequence ATGAACAAGCATCTTTTGGATAGGTTTTATGAAGGTAAATGCTCACCAGAGGAGCTACAACAAGTACTTACGTGGTTTCAATCAAATGAAATAACCCCGGAGCAGGAACTTGATTTAAACTTTGTATGGCAGGAAGCCGAACAAACAGATATACCTATTAATCACTCGCATGATCCAAAGAAGTTGTTTCTTAAACTAAAAGAGCAACTTAAGGAAACAACAGATTCAGATGATTGTGCACCTGATGAGCATCAGGCGCTGGTAATAAAACTGCACCAGCCTCTCTTTTGGTTGAAAGCTGTAGCGGCAGTTTTACTTCCTCTTTGTCTTGTCTGGGCATTTATAGCTTATACGTCCACTTTAAAAACCAAAAGCCCGACAATTGTTTCAGTAACAACCAAGCCAGGCATTCGAAAAACAATTAAACTGGCCGACGGCTCAACAATTATACTGAACGCCGGCAGCAAAATTACTTATCCGAAAGATTTTACGCCCCATACTCGTGAGATAAAATTATGGGGGGAAGCCTTTTTTGAAGTTGCAAAAGATAGCCTTCGTCCTTTTATAGTACATACCGGAAATATTTCGACAAAGGCATTAGGTACTTCTTTTAACATCAACTATAGTCAAGAAAACAATTTAGCGATAGCTCTTGCCACTGGTTTGGTAGAAATAACCAAAGAAAAGCCCGAACTGAACAAAAGAATGTCCCTTCTGATACCTGGGCAGCAATTATACTATGACCACCATTCAGATAAATACCAGGTAGCAAGCTATAATCGCACAGAAGTACTTGGCTGGCAGCAAGGCATCCTTTATTTTAAGAAAGCTGACATGAAACAAATCGTTCGAAAACTGGAAAACTGGTACGGTGTGACTATAGAAGTAGATACTTATGGAGAAAAAGATACTTCATGGAATTATACAGGTGAATATCATAATGAAACCCTTGACAAAGTACTGGAAGGAATCGGATTTGTGAAGGACTTTACCCACCAAGAAACGAATGGAAAAGTGATTATTAAATTTAACTAA